A section of the Deinococcus taeanensis genome encodes:
- a CDS encoding DUF1641 domain-containing protein — protein MAKALDFTPPEPTPQERLHAHLDDAAPALDDALRLLTDLHEHGVLDVLSKAVRGGEGLVTALLHVTGGPSGTTLLRNVTELSKTLSSLDPREVSVLGHAVTVGVSESARHVASGRGAGLGELLTLLKDRDVQVALGAILALLRGMGRTLREANGDLPQQPNQAEVGR, from the coding sequence ATGGCGAAAGCACTTGATTTCACCCCCCCCGAGCCCACCCCGCAGGAACGCCTGCACGCCCACCTGGACGACGCTGCCCCCGCCCTGGACGACGCCCTGCGCCTCCTGACCGACCTGCATGAACACGGCGTGCTGGACGTCCTGAGCAAAGCCGTCCGCGGCGGTGAGGGGCTCGTCACGGCCCTGCTGCACGTGACGGGCGGGCCGAGCGGCACGACCCTCCTGCGCAACGTGACGGAGCTCAGCAAGACGCTCTCCAGCCTGGACCCGCGCGAGGTCAGTGTCCTGGGCCACGCCGTCACCGTGGGGGTCAGCGAGAGCGCGCGGCATGTTGCCTCCGGCCGGGGCGCGGGCCTGGGTGAACTGCTGACCCTTCTGAAAGACCGTGACGTGCAGGTGGCGCTGGGCGCGATCCTGGCCCTGCTCCGCGGCATGGGCCGCACGCTGCGCGAAGCGAACGGCGACCTTCCTCAGCAGCCGAACCAGGCGGAAGTGGGCCGCTGA
- a CDS encoding stage V sporulation protein S gives METLRVSGTSRPNAIAGAIAALLRSQGQVEIQAIGPTAVNQAVKALAIARGYLVGDHLDLYTQPEFVKLDVQSEERTAVRFVVRSIPAASQS, from the coding sequence TTGGAAACCCTGCGCGTCTCCGGCACTTCCCGACCCAACGCCATCGCCGGTGCCATCGCCGCTCTGCTGCGCTCGCAGGGGCAGGTGGAAATTCAGGCCATCGGCCCGACTGCCGTGAACCAGGCGGTTAAGGCTCTGGCCATTGCCCGCGGGTACCTCGTGGGTGATCACCTTGACCTGTACACCCAGCCGGAATTTGTGAAACTCGACGTGCAGTCTGAGGAACGGACCGCTGTGCGCTTCGTGGTGCGCAGCATTCCCGCAGCCTCTCAAAGCTGA
- a CDS encoding PhoX family protein produces the protein MTHPDPVTPSFWHRLLDTRLSRRAALGSAATTAAALTLPLTISEAQAANNGGPSAVDPRALNPRTVPPFRAIPSGNADTLTLPPGYRSQLLAPWGEVFTEDGREIGFNHDFVGYFPIDLLEGGRSSTDALLTINHEYVNALFVGGNTRERTPEQIRAEMQAMGVSVVRVRREQGQWRIVPDPRNRRIDALTSIELTGPVRGTAAVKGATTVRGTVGNCSGGQTPWGTLLTCEENVDGYTRSWAGSGYEALHQGWVTEIDPFDPSWTPKKRTAMGRFRHENVAVTVARDGRVVGYMGDDMQDACVYKFVSRGRFEPANRAANLNLLTEGDLYVADFGTGRWLLLDYDRNKKLQDAKGADGRPLFASQADVLADARASALAVGGTPVDRPEDIEIHPRTGEVYVALTNNSRHGNYFGQIIKLREAQDDWAAESFLWEVFAVGGPQSGFASPDNLVFDPYGNLWMVTDNSDLSTNPIKAFHGNNAMFFFPTEGQHAGRAYRFAIGPVDAEMTGPVWSPDGRTLFLSIQHPGEDSESLDKLRSSFGARPGSRVPRPTLVAIEGFPGWRA, from the coding sequence ATGACCCACCCGGACCCCGTCACCCCCAGTTTCTGGCACCGCCTGCTCGACACGCGCCTGTCGCGCCGCGCCGCGCTGGGGAGCGCCGCCACAACGGCCGCCGCCCTCACGCTCCCCCTGACCATCAGCGAGGCCCAGGCTGCGAACAACGGCGGGCCCAGTGCCGTGGACCCCAGGGCCCTGAACCCCCGCACCGTTCCGCCCTTCCGCGCCATACCCAGCGGGAATGCCGACACCCTGACCCTCCCGCCCGGGTACCGGTCCCAGCTGCTGGCCCCCTGGGGCGAGGTGTTCACCGAGGACGGCCGCGAAATTGGCTTCAACCACGACTTCGTGGGGTATTTCCCCATTGATCTGCTCGAAGGGGGGCGCAGCAGCACCGACGCCCTGCTCACCATCAACCACGAGTACGTGAACGCCCTGTTCGTGGGCGGCAACACCAGGGAACGAACCCCCGAGCAGATCCGCGCGGAAATGCAGGCCATGGGCGTCAGCGTGGTCCGCGTCCGCCGGGAGCAGGGACAGTGGCGGATCGTGCCCGACCCCCGCAACCGCCGCATCGACGCGCTGACCAGCATTGAACTGACCGGACCTGTGCGAGGTACGGCGGCCGTGAAGGGTGCCACCACCGTCCGGGGCACCGTCGGCAACTGCTCCGGCGGGCAGACGCCCTGGGGCACGCTGCTCACCTGCGAGGAGAACGTGGACGGGTACACCAGGTCCTGGGCCGGCAGCGGCTACGAGGCCCTGCACCAGGGCTGGGTGACCGAAATCGATCCCTTTGACCCCAGCTGGACGCCGAAGAAACGCACCGCCATGGGCCGGTTCCGGCATGAGAACGTCGCCGTGACCGTCGCCCGGGACGGCCGCGTGGTCGGGTACATGGGCGACGATATGCAGGACGCCTGCGTGTACAAGTTCGTGTCGCGCGGCCGCTTCGAGCCTGCCAACCGCGCCGCGAACCTGAACCTGCTCACCGAGGGCGACCTGTACGTCGCGGATTTCGGCACCGGCCGGTGGCTGCTGCTGGACTACGACCGCAACAAGAAACTTCAGGACGCCAAAGGCGCCGACGGCAGACCCCTGTTCGCCAGCCAGGCGGACGTGCTGGCCGACGCGCGTGCCAGCGCCCTCGCGGTGGGCGGCACGCCCGTCGACCGCCCGGAGGACATCGAGATTCACCCCCGCACCGGTGAGGTGTACGTGGCCCTGACGAACAACAGCAGGCACGGCAACTACTTCGGGCAGATCATCAAACTCCGAGAGGCGCAGGACGACTGGGCCGCCGAGTCCTTCCTGTGGGAGGTGTTCGCCGTGGGCGGCCCGCAGAGCGGCTTTGCCAGTCCCGACAACCTCGTGTTCGATCCGTACGGAAACCTGTGGATGGTCACCGACAACAGCGACCTGAGTACCAACCCCATCAAGGCTTTCCACGGCAACAACGCCATGTTCTTCTTTCCCACCGAGGGCCAGCACGCCGGCAGGGCCTACCGCTTCGCCATCGGCCCGGTAGACGCCGAGATGACCGGTCCCGTCTGGTCCCCGGACGGCCGGACCCTGTTCCTGTCCATTCAGCATCCCGGAGAGGACAGCGAGAGCCTGGACAAGCTGCGCTCCTCGTTCGGCGCCAGGCCAGGCAGCCGCGTGCCGCGCCCCACCCTGGTTGCCATTGAGGGGTTCCCCGGGTGGCGGGCGTGA
- a CDS encoding excinuclease ABC subunit UvrA: MTRSSAPGPREGFVQVRGAREHNLKDVNVDLPRDALVVFTGVSGSGKSSLAFGTLYAEAQRRYLDSVSPYARRLFNQLGTPDVDRIDGLPPAVALQQQRGVPTARSTVGSLTTLNNVLRLLYSRAGDYPPGQGIVYAEGFSPNTPQGACPECHGLGRVFDVTEDSMVPDPTLTIRERAVAAWPTAWAGQNQRDILVTLGYDVDTPWQDLPRQARDWILFTDEQPQVPVYPGLTPEETRRALKRKAEPSYLGTFTSARRHVLHTFTNSPSDTMKKRAASFMVIRECPVCHGKRLTRQALAVTFAGLDIADFSRQPLTRVAELLAPAASGRTDRAGRARPEEEALALTRLAGDLCARVEVLTRLGLGYLTLERSTPTLSPGELQRLRLATQLYSNLFGVVYVLDEPSAGLHPADTEALLDALRDLKAGGNSVFVVEHELEVIRRADWIVDVGPAAGDAGGQVLYSGPPEGLQAVPDSQTARYLFASPSPLPETRRTPRGWLRLEGVTRNNLRHLSAELPLGTLTSVTGVSGSGKSSLITQALPDLLGTHLGQTPAPEPDPDPTLPPDDAPVPTGGTLSGDVSQVRRLVQVTQTPIGRTPRSNLATYTGLFDHVRRLFAQAPLARQRRYSAGRFSFNVRGGRCEHCQGEGFVMVELLFLPSVYAPCPVCHGARYNDKTLEVTWAGLNIAQVLALRVDEAAVIFRDEPPVHRALNTLQEVGLGYLRLGQPATELSGGEAQRVKLAGELQKATRGHTLYLLDEPTTGLHPSDVDRLNAQLHRLVDEGHTVIVVEHDLGVVAASDWVLDLGPGAGDEGGQIVVAGPPDQVARSQASRTAPYLRAHLDRLAVPT; encoded by the coding sequence ATGACCCGCTCCTCTGCCCCCGGCCCCCGCGAGGGCTTCGTGCAGGTGCGCGGCGCCCGCGAACACAACCTCAAGGACGTGAACGTGGACCTGCCGCGCGACGCCCTGGTCGTCTTCACCGGCGTGTCCGGCTCCGGGAAGTCCTCCCTGGCCTTCGGGACGCTGTACGCCGAGGCGCAGCGCCGCTACCTGGATTCCGTCTCGCCCTATGCCCGGCGCCTGTTCAACCAGCTGGGCACCCCGGACGTGGACCGCATCGACGGCCTGCCGCCCGCCGTGGCCCTTCAGCAGCAGCGGGGCGTGCCCACCGCGCGCTCCACGGTCGGCAGCCTGACCACACTGAACAACGTGCTGCGCCTGCTGTACTCCCGCGCCGGCGACTACCCGCCCGGCCAGGGCATCGTGTACGCCGAAGGGTTCTCGCCGAACACCCCTCAGGGCGCCTGCCCGGAATGCCACGGGCTGGGCCGCGTATTCGACGTCACCGAGGACAGCATGGTGCCCGACCCGACCCTCACGATCCGCGAGCGGGCCGTGGCCGCGTGGCCCACCGCGTGGGCCGGGCAGAACCAGCGCGACATTCTCGTCACGCTCGGCTACGACGTGGACACCCCCTGGCAGGACCTGCCCCGCCAGGCCCGCGACTGGATCCTGTTCACCGACGAACAGCCCCAGGTGCCCGTGTACCCGGGCCTGACGCCCGAGGAAACCCGGCGAGCCCTGAAACGCAAGGCGGAACCCAGCTACCTGGGCACCTTCACGTCTGCACGCCGGCACGTGCTGCACACCTTCACGAACAGCCCCAGCGACACCATGAAAAAACGCGCCGCGTCGTTCATGGTGATCCGCGAGTGTCCCGTCTGCCACGGCAAACGCCTCACGCGCCAGGCGCTGGCCGTGACTTTCGCCGGACTGGACATCGCAGACTTCTCCCGGCAGCCTCTTACCCGAGTGGCCGAACTGCTCGCTCCGGCCGCCTCGGGCCGGACCGACCGCGCCGGACGGGCGCGCCCCGAGGAGGAAGCGCTGGCCCTCACCCGGCTCGCCGGGGACCTGTGCGCCCGGGTGGAGGTCCTGACCCGCCTGGGCCTGGGGTACCTGACGCTGGAGCGCAGCACCCCCACCCTGTCCCCGGGGGAGCTTCAGCGCCTGCGGCTCGCCACGCAGCTGTACTCGAACCTGTTCGGGGTGGTGTACGTGCTCGACGAACCTTCCGCCGGCCTGCACCCGGCGGACACGGAAGCCCTGCTGGACGCCCTGCGGGACCTGAAAGCCGGAGGGAACTCCGTGTTCGTGGTGGAACACGAACTGGAGGTGATCCGCCGCGCAGACTGGATCGTGGACGTCGGCCCGGCCGCCGGAGACGCGGGCGGGCAGGTGCTGTACAGTGGTCCGCCCGAAGGCCTGCAGGCCGTACCGGACTCCCAGACGGCCCGGTACCTGTTCGCCTCACCCTCCCCGCTGCCTGAAACGCGCCGGACCCCACGCGGGTGGCTGCGCCTGGAGGGCGTCACGCGCAACAACCTCCGCCACCTGAGCGCCGAACTACCGCTCGGCACCCTGACCAGCGTCACGGGCGTGAGCGGCAGCGGCAAGAGCAGCCTGATCACGCAGGCCCTGCCGGACCTCCTGGGCACCCACCTGGGCCAGACCCCCGCGCCCGAACCCGACCCGGACCCGACCCTCCCGCCGGATGATGCTCCGGTTCCCACAGGCGGCACCCTGAGCGGGGACGTTTCCCAGGTGCGCCGGCTGGTGCAGGTCACCCAGACGCCCATCGGGCGCACGCCCCGCTCCAACCTCGCCACGTACACCGGCCTGTTCGACCACGTCCGCCGCCTGTTCGCCCAGGCCCCCCTCGCCCGCCAGCGCCGGTACAGCGCCGGGCGATTCTCCTTCAATGTCAGGGGCGGCCGCTGCGAACACTGCCAGGGCGAAGGATTCGTCATGGTTGAACTTCTGTTCCTGCCGTCCGTGTACGCGCCCTGTCCCGTCTGTCACGGCGCCCGCTACAACGACAAGACCCTGGAGGTCACGTGGGCTGGCCTGAACATTGCCCAGGTGCTCGCCCTGCGCGTCGATGAGGCCGCCGTGATCTTCCGCGACGAGCCTCCCGTTCACCGCGCCCTGAACACCCTGCAGGAGGTGGGCCTGGGCTACCTGCGCCTGGGTCAGCCGGCCACGGAACTCTCCGGCGGTGAAGCTCAACGCGTGAAACTCGCCGGCGAACTTCAGAAGGCCACGCGCGGCCACACGCTGTACCTGCTTGATGAGCCCACCACCGGCCTGCACCCCAGCGACGTGGACCGCCTGAACGCCCAGCTGCACCGCCTCGTGGATGAAGGCCACACCGTCATCGTCGTCGAGCACGACCTGGGCGTCGTCGCCGCGAGCGACTGGGTGCTGGACCTGGGGCCGGGCGCCGGTGACGAAGGCGGACAGATTGTCGTGGCCGGGCCACCTGATCAGGTGGCCCGGTCGCAGGCCAGCCGCACCGCCCCGTACCTGCGCGCGCACCTGGACCGGCTGGCCGTGCCCACCTGA
- a CDS encoding metal-sulfur cluster assembly factor, which yields MTAPENTPQSGTPAGLPSEAQILEALKVVKDPEIPVNVVDLGLIYGVDINEAGLVDITMTLTSVGCPVQDLIRADAEMAVGRLDGVNEVNVEFVWSPPWGPDKMTEDGKRQMRMFGFNV from the coding sequence ATGACCGCGCCGGAGAACACGCCGCAGAGCGGAACGCCTGCCGGGCTGCCCAGCGAGGCGCAGATCCTGGAGGCGCTGAAGGTCGTGAAGGACCCGGAAATTCCGGTGAATGTCGTGGATCTCGGGCTGATCTACGGGGTGGACATCAATGAGGCTGGCCTGGTGGACATCACCATGACCCTGACCAGCGTGGGGTGCCCGGTGCAGGACCTGATCCGCGCGGACGCGGAGATGGCCGTGGGGCGCCTGGACGGCGTGAACGAGGTGAACGTGGAGTTCGTGTGGTCGCCGCCGTGGGGGCCGGACAAGATGACGGAGGACGGCAAGCGCCAGATGCGCATGTTCGGCTTCAACGTCTGA
- a CDS encoding rhodanese-like domain-containing protein: MTLPEGVTVIDLRPDDLRGRDPLTALTDRPVQAVSLDAIENGTHGLSPDLGPLLVICERGVRSGLAARYLRADGLNAQAYPGGVPALKAAQS; encoded by the coding sequence ATGACCCTCCCCGAAGGCGTAACCGTGATCGACCTGCGCCCCGACGACCTGCGCGGCCGTGACCCCCTGACCGCCCTGACCGACCGGCCAGTGCAGGCCGTCAGCCTGGACGCCATCGAGAACGGCACGCACGGCCTGTCGCCCGACCTGGGCCCCCTGCTCGTGATCTGCGAGCGGGGCGTACGCTCCGGGCTGGCCGCCCGGTACCTGCGCGCCGACGGGCTGAACGCCCAGGCGTACCCAGGCGGGGTGCCCGCCCTGAAAGCCGCGCAGTCCTGA
- a CDS encoding zinc metallopeptidase, whose translation MAFFGPYTPLILIILLASFLIQGALSRTYGRWSRVRNPHTLTGAQVARMMLDQNGLHHVPVHAVPGTLSDHYDPIRKTVNLSESVYGAPSVAAMAVAAHEVGHAIQDKVHMPALVLRARLAVPLSLGMNLAPLLFMAGVLMHFTGLLWVGVLLFGAALLFHLITLPVEFDASRRALAYLQRRGLSGGAQATSGARSVLTAAALTYVAGFAMALAQFLNVLSIARSSDD comes from the coding sequence ATGGCATTCTTCGGCCCCTACACCCCCCTGATCCTGATCATCCTGCTCGCGTCCTTTCTCATCCAGGGCGCCCTGAGCCGCACCTACGGCCGCTGGAGCCGCGTCCGCAACCCCCACACCCTCACGGGCGCACAGGTGGCCCGCATGATGCTTGACCAGAACGGCCTGCACCACGTGCCGGTTCACGCCGTCCCCGGAACCCTCAGCGACCACTACGACCCCATTCGCAAGACCGTAAACCTCAGCGAGAGCGTCTACGGCGCGCCCAGTGTCGCCGCCATGGCGGTCGCCGCGCACGAGGTCGGGCACGCCATTCAGGACAAGGTGCACATGCCAGCCCTGGTCCTGCGCGCCCGCCTCGCCGTTCCACTCAGCCTCGGCATGAACCTCGCGCCTCTGCTGTTCATGGCCGGCGTGCTCATGCACTTCACCGGCCTGCTCTGGGTGGGCGTCCTCCTCTTCGGCGCGGCCCTGCTGTTTCACCTGATCACGCTGCCCGTGGAATTCGACGCCAGCCGCCGCGCCCTGGCCTACCTGCAGCGGCGCGGCCTGAGCGGTGGCGCCCAGGCCACCAGCGGCGCCCGCTCCGTGCTGACCGCCGCGGCCCTCACGTACGTCGCCGGATTCGCCATGGCCCTCGCCCAGTTCCTGAACGTCCTGAGCATCGCCCGCAGCAGTGACGACTGA
- a CDS encoding rhodanese-like domain-containing protein, producing MEDVTPQEGQRRVQQGALLVDVREQNEFDEVHAEGALLMPLSDFETRYAELPKDRELVMICRSGARSARAGEFLKAQGYGQVVNLAGGTMAWVQDGLPSVQGQS from the coding sequence ATGGAAGATGTCACTCCGCAGGAAGGGCAGCGCCGCGTGCAGCAGGGCGCGCTGCTCGTGGACGTTCGTGAGCAGAACGAATTTGATGAGGTGCACGCTGAGGGCGCGCTGCTGATGCCGCTCAGCGACTTCGAGACCCGTTACGCGGAACTCCCGAAGGACCGGGAACTGGTGATGATCTGCCGCAGCGGGGCCCGCAGCGCCCGCGCCGGCGAGTTCCTGAAGGCGCAGGGGTACGGTCAGGTCGTGAACCTCGCCGGGGGCACCATGGCCTGGGTGCAGGACGGGCTGCCCAGCGTGCAGGGGCAGAGCTGA
- a CDS encoding aspartate aminotransferase family protein, producing MCALPPGFITTRDVLDERLSGPDVRRLELRHGNEELLYGLDVLGLAGPFSRVTPWELEDERGVRRINASGYAAAPFGEMPPAITAFMQEFLTSNRAMGLPQQSTSPWRAALEANLVALLARDLPSHADSQVFFCSSGTEAIEGALKFAKAWRPRAKYQISFASGYHGKTLGSLSLTPNPEYQDIFRPLVPGALTSPYGDLDALARLIRRVGPDNVVCVVVEPIQGEGGVNLPPAGFLSGLGDLCRRHGIPVIADEIQTGLGRTGHWFESAAQGLNADIITLAKPLGGGMTAVGATIVRAPIYKKMLGGLSSKRHSNTFGGGALAMAVGLKSLEYLLENDFPARSRELGAQGLARLRAMHARFPKLLEDVRGQGLLLALQFRPMVGVPLPGVLKELVFEATAILALRELHQGGVMANLSLSSKRTVRLTPALDMPDDVFATLMDRVEAFTQTHPHARDLLTRTPPQVTARLAAFAASSPKKRTPSDG from the coding sequence ATGTGTGCCCTGCCTCCTGGTTTCATTACCACCCGCGACGTGCTGGACGAACGTCTCAGCGGCCCCGACGTGCGCCGCCTGGAACTGCGGCACGGGAATGAGGAACTGCTGTACGGCCTGGACGTCCTGGGCCTCGCCGGTCCGTTCTCCCGCGTGACCCCCTGGGAACTCGAGGACGAGCGCGGCGTGCGCCGCATCAACGCCAGCGGGTACGCCGCCGCGCCCTTCGGGGAGATGCCGCCCGCCATCACGGCGTTCATGCAGGAATTCCTCACCAGCAACCGCGCCATGGGCCTCCCGCAGCAGTCCACCAGCCCCTGGCGGGCCGCGCTGGAAGCGAACCTCGTGGCGCTGCTCGCCCGCGACCTGCCCAGCCACGCCGACAGTCAGGTGTTCTTCTGCTCCAGCGGCACCGAAGCGATCGAGGGCGCCCTGAAGTTCGCCAAAGCCTGGCGGCCCCGGGCGAAATACCAGATCTCGTTCGCCAGCGGGTACCACGGCAAGACCCTCGGCAGCCTGAGCCTCACCCCCAACCCCGAATACCAGGACATCTTCCGGCCCCTGGTGCCCGGCGCGCTCACCAGCCCCTACGGCGACCTGGACGCCCTGGCCCGCCTGATCCGCCGCGTGGGACCCGACAACGTCGTGTGCGTGGTCGTGGAACCCATTCAGGGAGAGGGCGGCGTGAACCTCCCACCCGCCGGATTCCTCAGCGGCCTGGGCGACCTGTGCCGCCGCCACGGCATTCCCGTGATTGCCGACGAGATTCAGACCGGCCTGGGCCGCACCGGCCACTGGTTCGAATCGGCCGCGCAGGGCCTCAACGCCGACATCATCACCCTCGCCAAACCGCTGGGCGGCGGGATGACTGCCGTGGGCGCCACCATCGTCCGCGCCCCCATCTACAAGAAGATGCTGGGCGGCCTGAGCAGCAAACGCCACAGCAACACCTTCGGCGGCGGGGCACTCGCCATGGCAGTCGGCCTGAAAAGCCTGGAGTACCTGCTGGAAAACGACTTCCCGGCCCGCAGCCGTGAACTCGGCGCGCAGGGCCTCGCCCGGCTGCGGGCCATGCACGCCCGCTTTCCGAAACTGCTGGAGGACGTCCGCGGCCAGGGCCTGCTGCTCGCCCTGCAGTTCCGGCCCATGGTGGGTGTGCCGCTGCCCGGCGTGCTGAAGGAACTCGTGTTCGAGGCCACCGCCATCCTGGCCCTGCGCGAACTGCACCAGGGGGGCGTTATGGCAAACCTGTCCCTGAGCAGCAAACGCACCGTGCGCCTGACACCCGCCCTGGACATGCCGGACGACGTGTTCGCCACCCTGATGGACCGCGTGGAAGCCTTCACGCAGACCCACCCGCACGCCCGGGACCTCCTGACCCGCACGCCGCCGCAGGTCACGGCGCGCCTCGCGGCCTTTGCGGCCAGCTCGCCAAAGAAACGGACGCCCAGCGACGGCTAG